The Bacillales bacterium DNA window CGTTCATCGAAACGTTGACGTATCGTTACGGTCCTCATACGATGTCCGGCGACGATCCGACGCGTTACCGTACAGAAGACCTCGACAATGAATGGGAAAAACGCGATCCGCTCGTCCGTTTCCGCAAATATTTGAAAGACAAAGATTTGTGGAGCGACGAACAGGAAGAAGAAGTCGTTGAAAAAGCGAAGCAAGAAATCAAGGACGCTTTGAAGGAAGCGGACAGCGCGCCGAAGCAAAAAGTCAGCGACTTGATCAAAATCATGAACGAACAGTTGCCGAACAATCTTCAAGAGCAACTCGAAGAATATGAAGCAAAGGAGTCGAAATAAGCCATGGCGGAAATGACAATGATTCAAGCCATTAACGATGCAATGCGCACGGAACTCGAACGCGATGAAAATGTGCTCGTTTTCGGCGAAGACGTCGGCGGCAAATACGGCGGGGTATTTCGCGCTACAGAAGGTCTCGCCGAGAAATTCGGGGATGACCGGGTGTTCAATACACCGTTGGCGGAATCGGGAATCGGAGGATTGGCGCTTGGATTGACGTTTCAAGGATACCGCCCGATCATGGAAATTCAATTTTTCGGGTTCGTCTTTGAAGCAATGGATGCGGTTGTTTCACAAATCGCGCGCCTTCGTTACCGCTCAGGCGGTCATTACGAAGCTCCGGTCGTCGTTCGCGCTCCGTTCGGCGGCGGGGTAAAAACACCCGAGCTTCATTCCGACAGCTTGGAAGGATTGTTCGCGCAGTCTCCGGGTTTAAAAGTCGTCATTCCTTCGAATCCGTACGATGCGAAAGGGCTGCTGATTTCAGCAATCAGAGACAATGATCCCGTCATTTTCCTTGAACATATGAAGCTGTATCGCTCGTTCCGTGAAGAAGTTCCTGAAGAGGAATATACGGTTGAAATCGGCAAAGCGAACGTTGTCCGCGAAGGCAGCGACGTCACGATTGTTACGTACGGGGCGATGGTGCAAGCCTCGAAAAAAGCGGCTGAGCAGCTCGAAAAAGACGGCATCAGCGCCGAAATCATCGATTTGCGTACGGTCAGCCCGCTCGACGTGGATACGATTGTGAAGTCGGTGGAAAAGACGAATCGCGCCGTTGTCGTTCAAGAAGCGCAAAAACAGGCGGGTGTCGCGTCAATGGTCGTTGCGGAAATTAACGACCGCGCCATTCTTCACCTTGAAGCACCGGTCGGCCGGGTTACGGCACCGGACACGGTGTATCCGTTCGCAGCGGTGGAAGACATTTGGCTACCCGACAAGAACGATATTATCGAAAAGGTGAAACAAGTCGTAACGTTTTAAACGATCGATTTCTTAAAAAGGAGGGAACTGAACTTGGCATATCAATTTAAATTTCCGGAGCTCGGCGAAGGCATTACCGAAGGCGAAATCGTCAAGTGGATGGTGAAAGAAGGCGATGAGGTCAAAGAAGACGACATTCTCGCCGAAGTGCAAAACGACAAAGCCGTCGTCGAATTGCCCTCGCCTGTCGACGGCAAAATCCTTGAATTGAAAGCCGATGAAGGCGACACCGTTCACGTCGAAGATGTGATCGTCGTATTCGACGCCGAAGGCGAAGGCGAAGATGAAGGCGACGATGCAAGCGGCGAAGGCGAAGAGTCCGGATCGGACAATGAAAAGGCGAAGGACGAAGGGAAGAAGGACGACGATTCCGCGAGTGAAGCGGGTAAGGAATCGAAAGAAACGTCTTCTTCCGATAAGCGCGTGATTGCGATGCCGTCGGTACGGAAATATGCGCGCGAAAAAGGCGTCGACATTCAGGAAGTGAGCGGAAGCGGGAACAACGGGAGAATTTTGAAGGAAGACGTCGATCAATTCCTTGAAGGCGGCGGAGAAAAAGCGGAGGCCGCAGAAGGGCAGCAAGATCAGGAAGCGGAAGAAAAACAAGCGGCAGTTGCGGGCGGCTACGAGCAACGCGAAACGAGAGAAAAAATGCGCGGCATCCGCAAGGCGATTTCGAATGCGATGGTTCATTCGAAGCATACTGCACCGCACGTGACGTTCATGGACGAAGTGGATGTGACGGAACTCGTTGCCCATCGCAAGCAATTTAAGGAAGCGGCAGCTGAACAAGGCGTGAAACTCACGTATTTGCCTTACGTTGTGAAAGCACTCATTTCTGCGTTGCGGCAATATCCGATTTTGAACACTTCGGTAGATGATGATTCCGAAGAAATCGTACACAAGCATTATTACAATATCGGAATTGCCACTGATACAGACAAAGGACTTGTCGTTCCCGTCGTTAAAGATGCGGATCGCAAGTCGATGTACCAAATCGCGAACGAAGTGACCGAGTTGTCCGGCAAGGCACGTGAAGGAAAGTTGTCCAATGAGGACATGAGCGGAGGCACTTGCACGATTTCGAACGTAGGGTCCGCAGGCGGACAATGGTTCACGCCAGTCATAAATCATCCGGAAGTGGCGATTCTCGGCATTGGACGAATTACCGAGAAACCGGTCATTAAGGATGGGGAAATTACGGCAGCCCCGATTCTTGCGATTTCGTTGACAGTCGACCACCGCGTCATCGATGGTGTCGTGGCCCAAAACGCGTTGAATCACGTAAAACGTCTGCTCAACAATCCACAATTACTCATACTGGAGGCGTAACTATGGTAGTAGGAGAATTTACGACGGAAGTCGATACGCTTATCATCGGATCGGGACCGGGAGGATACGTTGCTGCGATTCGCGCGGCGCAGCTCGGCCAAAAAGTAACCGTCGTGGAAAAAGAGGATTCGCTCGGGGGCGTCTGCCTGAATGTCGGCTGTATTCCTTCCAAAGCTTTGATTTCTGCGAGTCACCGTTATGAGCATGCCGGTCAGTCGGACGACATGGGCATCACGGCGAAAGACGTCAAAATCGATTTTTCCAAACTGCAGGAATGGAAAGGCTCGATTGTGAAAAAATTGACCGGCGGCATCGACGGCTTGTTTAAGGCAAACGGCGTCGAGGTCGTTCGCGGCGAAGCCATTTTCGTCGGCGAAAAGGAAGTTCGCGTCAACAACGGATACGAACAAAACCGTTACAAGTTTGAGAATTGCATCATTGCCACTGGCTCGAGTCCGATCGAAATTCCGGGATTCAAATGGAGCGATCGCGTGCTTTCTTCGACCGGCGCGCTGGCGCTTACAGAAGTGCCGAAGAAAATGGTTGTCATCGGCGGGGGATACATCGGCATCGAGCTCGGCAATGCTTTTGCCGGTTTTGGCACCGAAGTGACAATTCTTGAAGGATCGAAGCAAATATTGCCGGGATTCGAGAAGAAAATGGCGGCCGTTGTTCAGAAACGCCTGAAGAAGAAAGGCGTGAAAATTCATACAAATGCCATGGCACAAGATGTCAAAGAGACGAAAAAAGGTGTGACGGTGACCGCGAACATTAAGGATAACGAAGAAACGTTCGAGGCCGATTATGTCCTCGTTACGGTCGGCCGCAAGCCGAATACCGAAGAACTCGGACTGGAGCAAGCCGGTATCCAAGTGAACGATAAAGGCTTGATTGAAGTCGACAAGAAAGGCAAGACGAACGTCGACAACATTTACGCGATCGGCGACATCGTACCGGGTCCCGCTCTTGCGCATAAAGCTTCTTATGAAGGAAAAGTAGTCGCTGAGGTGATCAACGGCGACAAAGGCGCGGAAATCGATTATCTCGCGATTCCGGCGGTTGTCTTTTCCGATCCGGAACTCGCCTCGGTCGGTTACACCGAACAAGAGGCAAAAGATGCCGGTTACGACGTAAAATCTGCCCAGTTCCCGTTTGCGGCAAATGGCCGTGCGTTGTCGTTGAACGACACGGACGGATTCATGAAACTCATCACTCGCAAAGAAGACGGGTTGATTCTCGGCGCGCAAATCGCCGGGCAGGGTGCTTCGGACATGATCGCCGAACTCGGTCTTGCTGTCGAAACGGGCATGACGGCGGAGGACTTGTCCTTGACGATTCATGCACACCCTACACTCGGAGAAATTACAAGCGAGACCGCAGAAGTTGCTCTCGGCCATCCAATTCATATTGCCAAATAAACGTTTTATTTGCGGAGCCTGGTTCAGGCTCCGTTTTTTCTTAGCTGGGATTCGGCTAAGTTTTTTTACTTATGTTACAATAATTTTACTATTATGAACAAAGGGTTACATATAGAGGGGGGATATGGATGGCAACCGTGTTGCTGCGAGGGGGAGGCAAATTTTTATTAACAGCCGCAGCGATCTTTTTCATTGGTTCGCTGCCTTATTTGATTTTTAACATGAAAGCTCAAGTAACTGTATGGAAACTTCTAATGGACGGGAGTTTGGCGAACGCTTCTTTTTTAAGCGATCATCTTCACTT harbors:
- the lpdA gene encoding dihydrolipoyl dehydrogenase, which translates into the protein MVVGEFTTEVDTLIIGSGPGGYVAAIRAAQLGQKVTVVEKEDSLGGVCLNVGCIPSKALISASHRYEHAGQSDDMGITAKDVKIDFSKLQEWKGSIVKKLTGGIDGLFKANGVEVVRGEAIFVGEKEVRVNNGYEQNRYKFENCIIATGSSPIEIPGFKWSDRVLSSTGALALTEVPKKMVVIGGGYIGIELGNAFAGFGTEVTILEGSKQILPGFEKKMAAVVQKRLKKKGVKIHTNAMAQDVKETKKGVTVTANIKDNEETFEADYVLVTVGRKPNTEELGLEQAGIQVNDKGLIEVDKKGKTNVDNIYAIGDIVPGPALAHKASYEGKVVAEVINGDKGAEIDYLAIPAVVFSDPELASVGYTEQEAKDAGYDVKSAQFPFAANGRALSLNDTDGFMKLITRKEDGLILGAQIAGQGASDMIAELGLAVETGMTAEDLSLTIHAHPTLGEITSETAEVALGHPIHIAK
- a CDS encoding dihydrolipoamide acetyltransferase family protein, producing MAYQFKFPELGEGITEGEIVKWMVKEGDEVKEDDILAEVQNDKAVVELPSPVDGKILELKADEGDTVHVEDVIVVFDAEGEGEDEGDDASGEGEESGSDNEKAKDEGKKDDDSASEAGKESKETSSSDKRVIAMPSVRKYAREKGVDIQEVSGSGNNGRILKEDVDQFLEGGGEKAEAAEGQQDQEAEEKQAAVAGGYEQRETREKMRGIRKAISNAMVHSKHTAPHVTFMDEVDVTELVAHRKQFKEAAAEQGVKLTYLPYVVKALISALRQYPILNTSVDDDSEEIVHKHYYNIGIATDTDKGLVVPVVKDADRKSMYQIANEVTELSGKAREGKLSNEDMSGGTCTISNVGSAGGQWFTPVINHPEVAILGIGRITEKPVIKDGEITAAPILAISLTVDHRVIDGVVAQNALNHVKRLLNNPQLLILEA
- a CDS encoding alpha-ketoacid dehydrogenase subunit beta, producing MAEMTMIQAINDAMRTELERDENVLVFGEDVGGKYGGVFRATEGLAEKFGDDRVFNTPLAESGIGGLALGLTFQGYRPIMEIQFFGFVFEAMDAVVSQIARLRYRSGGHYEAPVVVRAPFGGGVKTPELHSDSLEGLFAQSPGLKVVIPSNPYDAKGLLISAIRDNDPVIFLEHMKLYRSFREEVPEEEYTVEIGKANVVREGSDVTIVTYGAMVQASKKAAEQLEKDGISAEIIDLRTVSPLDVDTIVKSVEKTNRAVVVQEAQKQAGVASMVVAEINDRAILHLEAPVGRVTAPDTVYPFAAVEDIWLPDKNDIIEKVKQVVTF
- a CDS encoding thiamine pyrophosphate-dependent enzyme translates to FIETLTYRYGPHTMSGDDPTRYRTEDLDNEWEKRDPLVRFRKYLKDKDLWSDEQEEEVVEKAKQEIKDALKEADSAPKQKVSDLIKIMNEQLPNNLQEQLEEYEAKESK